In Populus nigra chromosome 1, ddPopNigr1.1, whole genome shotgun sequence, one genomic interval encodes:
- the LOC133671344 gene encoding uncharacterized protein LOC133671344, producing MSIPTRYQFCLRGEFVDDSRSKFHPELLQVCRRIVSLSYQRTTTEFGYNNNLPSAIVEFNLVNVLRRYMLAPGVGSDSHYKIYLPEVRKMGTRRTVEAPCSDEANSLLCKKSVEALAYMGIPKTKHKEILAAIVSEKRRLITRGSRDGSAVYVVVDVEAIVDREDVYDERIACEENLKAMEEAVQRLKHRNHYGGACTEGLEMKAVKEGNITSKSYGECVVCKEELKFGKAAQMPCSHVYHRDCISRWFKTRDICPLCRYRIPTVTADAHSGGGMLHH from the coding sequence ATGTCGATTCCTACTCGCTACCAATTCTGTCTAAGAGGGGAATTTGTTGATGATAGTAGAAGTAAGTTTCATCCAGAACTGCTGCAAGTTTGCAGACGCATCGTTTCTCTGTCTTATCAGAGAACGACGACCGAATTTGGCTACAACAATAACCTGCCGTCAGCAATAGTTGAGTTCAATCTTGTGAATGTTCTCCGCCGTTACATGCTAGCGCCCGGTGTTGGATCGGATTCGCATTACAAGATATATCTTCCAGAAGTCCGAAAGATGGGCACGAGGAGGACTGTTGAAGCTCCTTGTTCTGATGAAGCAAATAGTCTTCTTTGTAAGAAATCGGTGGAGGCTTTGGCGTACATGGGGATCCCAAAAACCAAACATAAAGAGATACTAGCGGCGATTGTATCAGAAAAGCGTCGCTTGATTACAAGGGGAAGTAGAGATGGGAGTGCTGTTTATGTTGTGGTTGACGTTGAGGCTATTGTAGATCGAGAAGACGTCTACGATGAACGTATTGCGTGCGAAGAGAATTTAAAGGCGATGGAGGAAGCAGTGCAACGTCTGAAACATCGGAATCATTATGGCGGAGCTTGTACTGAAGGATTGGAGATGAAAGCAGTAAAAGAAGGGAACATTACGTCTAAATCATATGGAGAATGTGTGGTGTGCAAGGAAGAGTTGAAGTTTGGCAAAGCTGCTCAGATGCCTTGTTCTCATGTTTACCACAGAGATTGCATTAGCCGGTGGTTCAAAACGAGGGATATCTGCCCCCTTTGCCGCTATAGGATACCTACTGTCACTGCTGATGCACACAGTGGAGGGGGGATGTTACACCATTAA